Sequence from the Pirellulales bacterium genome:
GACGCGCAGCCGGTCTTGCAAGATGCTCCGCTGTTCGTCGCGGGGCATCAACCGGGTCTGTTTCACCCGGGCGTTTGGTTCAAGAACTTCGTGCTCGACGCCGTGGCTCACGCGCAGGGCGGCACGGGTGTGAACCTACAAATCGACGGCGACACGATCAAGGCGGCGTCGGTGCGAGTCCCGGTGGGCGGCGTCGACGAGCCGCGCGTCGAAACGGTCGAGTTCGATGCGGCGGCGGCCGAGATGCCCTGGGAAGAGCGGCCGGTGATCGACGCCGAGTGCCTGGCATCGTTCGCCCCCCGCGCGACGGCGGCGATCGCCGATTTCGTGCGCGAACCGGTGGTGGGCGAGCTGTGGCCCCGGGTTCTCGCGCGGCTGCGCGACGCGTCCGGCGCGGCACGCCTGGGCAGTTGCCTCGCCACCGGACGGCATCGGCTCGAAAGGGACTGGGGTTTGAAGACCCTCGAGGTCGCGCACAGCGACACGCTGCAACTGCCGACGAGCCGCTTGTTCCTTGCCGATCTAATGCTCCGGGCCGAGGAGTTTCGCGCGGCGCACAATGAGGCGCTTGCCGAGTATCGTCGGCGCTACCACGTCCGCAGCGCGAATCATCCGGTTTCGGAGCTGGCCGCCGAAAGCGATTGGCTCGAAACGCCGCTGTGGGTCTGGACGGCCCAGCGGCCACAGCGGCGGCGATTGTTCGTCCGTGCGACGGGAGATCGCCTGTGGCTCGCCGATCGCACGGGGTGGCAAGAAGCCATCTCGACCAGCCAGGGCCTGGCGGGCGTGGCCGCGGGGCTCGCGGACCTGGAAGCTGCTGGGATCAAGGTCCGTACGCGGGCCCTGCTGACGACGCTGTTGGCCCGGCTGCTGTGGGCCGATGCGTTCATTCACGGCATCGGCGGCGGCAAATATGACCGCCTGACCGACCGTTTGATTGAGCGGTTTTACGGCGTCGAACCCCCTGAATTCTTCGTGGCCACGGCCACCTGGCAGTTGCCGCTGGCTCGGCCGCTCACGGCGGCGGCCGAGCTGCAGGCCATCGATCAGCAACTGCGAGAATTGACCTATCACCCCGAGCGGTGGCTCACGACGAAGCAACTCGAAAGCGCAGCCGCGGCGATCGTGCCCGCGCTGATTGCCGAAAAGCAGCGCTGGCTCGATCGGGCTGTGACGCGCGCGAACGCGCGACAGCGCTGCCATGCGATTCGTCGCTTGAACGAGTCACTTCAGCCGGCGATCGTCGCGCGGCGCGCGGAATTGCACGCTGCGCGTGGAGCGATCGAGCGTGGTCTTCGCGCCGCAGCGGTGCTGGGATCGCGAGAATATGCGTATTGTTTGTTTCCAATCGCGGAAATCCGGCATTTTTTGCTGGAAATGTCGCGCGCGAGCGCCTAACATAGTGCGACATGCCCGAAACGGCATGACGGAAAGGAATCTTCAAGAGAAAGGATTCTCGCATGCGTGCGACCAATTCTCAGGCGAATTCGCAGCCGCGCACGACTTGCAAATCAGCTCGCCCTGCCCGTAGCTCGCGGTCGAAAACGGCCGCTTCACGCCGCAAGCCGCGCACGGTCGCTCGTCGCAAGCCCGCCACGCGCGGCGCCGCCGCCCAGCGCACCGCGGCGCCGGTCAGCGCGCCGTCGATGAAGCGGGCGGTCGGAACGAGCGCGAACTCGCATGGCACCCTGGCCGCGCCCCCATGCGTGGCGAAGCCTCTCAATCTGGCGCCGCGGGTGGAAGAATTCCCCTTGCCCGAGGCCGAAGTGGCGTCGGCCGCCGATCATGCGGCCGTCCATCAATTCCTGATGGCCGTGTTTCAAGGCCCCTCGCGCGACGGCTTCTTCGCCCTGCTCGAGGACCCCTTCTACGAACCGAACGAGCGGGTGCTGTTGAAAATCGGCAGCCAAATCCTGGGCCATGCGCAGACCGCGAAGCGCACGATGCGTTTCGGCGGCACCGACTTGCCGGTCGCCACGCTGCATTGGTTGGGCACCCTGCCCGAGTACCGCCTCCGCGGCGTGGCGCAGCGTCTGCTGGCCGCCGCCGAGCGTGAAATGAAGGCCGATCAGTCGCTTGCCGCGTTCCTGGTCACGCGCGTGCCCCAGGTCTTTCGCCGCCAGGGTTGGGCCGTTTGCGGCGCGGTGAGCTGCTCGCAGGCCAACACCCGCGATCTGTTGGCTCAGCTCTCGGCGCTCGGCCGCGGCGGCACCGAGTGGAAGCTGAATATCCGCCCCTGGCGCCATGTCGAGATGCCGGCGCTGATGCGGATTTACGCGCAAAACACCGACCGCGCGCACGGTCCTTTGGAGCGGACTGAGGCCTATTGGCGGTGGTTGATTAGCCGCAAACACTTCGATCAGATCCACGTCGCCATCGACGGCCCCGACCGGCTGGAACTCGAAGAGGGTGATTCGCCGATCGTCGGCTACGTGGTGATGCGCCAGGACAAGATCGTGGAGCTGATGGCGGCGCCGCACCACCCCACCGCGGCGCTGGAATTGCTCGCCCGGGCCTGTGGCGAGGCGATCGAGCGCGACTATCACGCCGTGACGTATCATGGGCCAGCCGATTCGCCGCTGCACGGATTGTTCCAGCAGGCGCGCGGCGGCATGTATGCCCAGCCGCAGCAGGTCGATTACGTCATGGCCCGGTTGTTCGATCCTGTGGCGGTACTCGAAAAGCTGCCGGACGTGTTCCAGGCGCGGCTGGCGGCGTCGGGCGAACGCAGCCTGGAACTCGGACTGCAAATCGACGGCGCTCGCATGCAGCTGGTCGTTTCGCGGCGCGGCACCAGCGTGGTCGCCGGCCGGCTGGGGCGCAGTTATTTGAGTTGTTCGATGCGCGAATTCACCCGGCTGGTGTTCGGTCAGCTCGACGTGCACGAGGCCGTGGCCCAGCAGCGGATCGAAACTTCGACCCGCGTGGCGGCCGACGTGGCCGCGGCGCTGTTTCCCCGGCTGCCGCTGTGGCGCTCGCCGTTGGACGACTTGGCCTGCTGATTAGCCAGGCGGGCCGTGCATCTTGGCCCCCCATTAACGCCAGCGAGCCTCAGCCCGCCAGCTCGCGCGCTTTGGCGACGATCTGGCCCGTGGTCAGCCCGAATTTCTCGTACAGCGTGGCGAACGGGGCCGAGGCCCCGAAGCTGTTCAGGCCAATGAACCGTCCGCCGGGGCCCAGGTATTTGCACCAGCCCTGCTCGATACCCGCCTCGACAGCGATGCGTGCCGCGACCTGCGGCGGCAGCACCTCGTCGCGATAGCTCTGCGGCTGCTCGTCGAAGACCTCCCAGCACGGCAGGCTGACCACGCGCGTGCTCACGCCCGCCGCCGTCAATTGCTCGTAGGCCGCCATGCACAGCGTCAGTTCGCTGCCCGTGCCGATCAAGACGACCCGGGGTGCGCCGGACGGCGGATCGGCCAACACATATCCACCGCGCTGCACGCCGGACGCCGGGGCGAATTTCGTGCGATCGATCGTCGGCAAGTTCTGACGCGAGAGAATCAAGGCCGCCTGGCGGTTTTTCCAAGGCAGGATCATCCGCCACGCTTCGACCACCTCGTTGGCGTCGCCTGGCCGAATCACGGCCAGCCGGGGAATCGCGCGCAGCGCGGCCAGATGCTCAATCGGTTGGTGCGTCGGGCCGTCCTCGCCGACGCCGATCGAGTCGTGGGTAAATACGTGGATCACCGGCAACTCGAGGATCGAAGCCATTCGCAAGGCCGGGCGCGAGTAGTCGCTGAACACGAAGAATGTCGCGTCGAAGGGGCGCAGCTGCGACAACGCCATGCCGTTGGCGATCGCGCTCATCGCGTGCTCGCGGATGCCGAAATGAAAATTGCGTCCGGCCGGGCTCGCCGCGCTGAAATCGCCGGCACCGGTAAAGGTCAGGTTGGTCATCGTCGAGGGGGCCAGGTCGGCCGATCCGCCCAGGAGCCAGGGCACGTGCTGCGCGACGGCCACGAGTGCCTTGCCGCTCGAGACTCGCGTGGCCAGCCCCTTCGGGTCGGCCGGATACGGCTGGAGATCGCGGTCCCAACCGGCGGGCAGCTCGCCAGCGGCCATCTGTCGCCACTGCTCGGCCAGTTGCGGGTGCTCCTGCGCGTAACGCTTCCAGTTCGCGTGCCACTGGGCATAGGCCTTCGCGCCGCGCTGGCCCAGGTGCGCGTCGAAATGTTCGCGGACGCCCGCTGGCACCGTGAACTTTTCGTCCTCAGGCCAGCCGTAGAATCGCTTGGTCAAGCGGATTTCGTCGTCGCCGAGCGGCGCGCCGTGTGCTCCGTGGGTGCCTTGTTTATTCGGCGCGCCGTAGCCGATGATGCTGCGGACGATGACGAGCGTCGGCCGATCGGCCGACTGCCGGGCCTGTTGATAGGCCGCCCGCAGGGCCACGAGGTCGTTGGCGTCGGCTACCTCGACCGTGTGCCAGCCATAGGCCGCGAAGCGACCGGCGACGTCGTCGCTGTAGGCCAGCTCGGTTTCGCCCTCGATGGTGATCTGGTTGTGATCGTAGATCCAGCACAGGTTGCCCAACCTCAGGTGTCCCGCCAGCGAGGCCGCTTCGCCGCCGATGCCCTCCATCAGATCGCCGTCGCTGCACAGGGCCCAAACGCGGTAATCGAACGGCGAACACCCGGGCCGGTTGAAGTGTGCGGCGAGCCAACGCTGGGCGATTGCCATGCCGACGCTGGTAGCGATGCCCTGGCCCAGGGGGCCCGTCGTCGTCTCGATGCCGGGGGCCATTTCATGCTCGGGGTGGCCCGCGCACGGACTGCCCCATTGACGGAAGTTGCGAATATTGTCGAGCGAAATGGCGAGCTCTTCACGCGGCTCACCAGCCGCGTCGACGCGCCGGACGCCCGCCAGATGCAGTGTGGCGTAGAGCAACATCGAGGCATGGCCGCACGACAGCACGAATCGGTCGCGGGCCGGCCAGTAGGGGTGGAGCGGATCGAACTGCAGGAAGTCGTTCCACAGCGTGTAGGCGACAGGGGCCAGGGCCATCGGCGTGCCGGGGTGCCCGCTGGCCGCCGCCTGCACGGCGTCCATTGACAGCGTGCGAATGGTGTTGATGGCCAGTTGTTCGATCGTCGCGTTTCCGCTCGCCATGCGCGCAAGATCCTTCCCGGAAATTCGTTAGGGCCGTCGCACGGGCGGCGGCCAGGGGGGCTCGCAGGCCCTGTTTTCGCTGTGGGTGCGATGAGTTTACGGGCCGCCGGCGAGAGGCGTCAACGCGCCGCGCGCGGCCCTCACAGCCCGTTGAAATATGCCTTCGTGGCCTATTTCAACCTCGCCAAGTGCTGAGCGAAGCTCCGCACGGCTCGCAAAATCGCGACTTACGTCGCCATTCTTGAGACCGCATCCATGCGGTCACGCAGCCCGCTGATAAGAATCAACGGGCTGCTAAGCGGCCGTCGGGGCGAACCTAGCGTCGCCCGAGAAGCCCGGCGCTCGATTGGAAGTATTTGCGCCGGCGGACGGCCGATTGGGCGACATTGCTCTTCTGGTTGTTCAAATCGGCCAGGTTGGCCTGGCACCAGCGGCAGCCGACCGTTTGCAGATGAAACTCGACGTACTCGCCGGCCGTCGGATCGATGGCGCCGAGCAAGAAGCTGCCTAATTGCTCGCGCGACGGGCAACTGGCCCGGTGCCGGCGCCAGATTTCGCCCAAGGTATGCACGCCCGCGTCTCGCCGGCTGTGAATGGCAGTGAGCTGCTTGAGCAGGGCCGGGTCCTGACGCAGGGCGCCTTCGATGAGCGCGATCTCATCGATCGGCAGCGCCTCTTCGAGAAAAGCCTCCAACTGCGAGCTACTGAAACTGGGTTTTGCCATCGCCGTGTCGCCCCCCAAGCTATTCGGTTGCCTCGGCCAGTTCGGGAAACACGTCGACCGAGAGTCCCTGCGAGCGCACGGCCGATTTGAGCTTGGCCAGAAAGTCGAACTTGTGATTCGCCACGGTCTGCTCAGAAATGGCCAAGGCCGTAGCGACATCCTTGTTGGCCCAGCCGCGGACGAACAGCAGCTCGACGCACTTGATCTTTTCCCAGTCGCCGCGGCCGCGCCAGCGCTCGAGATGCTGCACCAGCGCCGCCGCGAGCGCCTGTTCCTCCAAGTGCTTGCGTTCGCTGCTGCGGGCAATGCTGCTGGCTCGCGGGTCGCGGCCGGGCAGGTCCCAGCCGCTGGTCGAGGTGCCGACGGCGGCCAACGGGATGGTCGGGCGGCGGCCTTCGCGACGCAAGGCATCGGTCAGTTTGTGAGCCGCGATCGAGAACAGGTAGCTTTCCAGCGGCTTGTCCGGGTCGAAATTGGGCAAGCTGGTAAGGAAGCCGACGAACGTTTCTTGGACGACGTCTTCGGCGGCTGCCCGATTGCGCAGCCGGCTTTCGACGAAGGCCAGTAACCGGCCCTCGAATCGACCGATCAACTCTTCCCAAGCGGCGGCGTCGCCCCGGCGAATCCGGTCAATCAACAGCGTGTCAAACTGGTTGGCCGAACTCATGGCGCTAGTTTACCAGTCGGGGCCCGATACCGCTGCTCGCGGACGGCAGGCTCAGAGCACGCCAATTCTGTCGAGCCAGAGCGCGGCCAATCCGCCGATGGCCGCCAGTGCGGCTCCGGCGGCCACTTTCAAGCGACCGCGATAGTAGCCGCGCGTGGCGGTGTCGACGCGCAGATAGCCGAACACGGTGCCGATCGTCGCCAGCACCAGCCCGATGCCGACGCTGCCGTACAGGAGACGCTCTTGTACGAGGTGTTGCCGCAGGCGTTCGCGCAGCTTGTCGCGCAGCGGGCGATCGATCACTAACTGCTGGTGCAACTGGTACATCGTGCCGAACTCGGGGTGCTCGATCGATTCGACAACCGGAGGTCCCGCTTGCCAGGTCTTGATCTCGGCCAGCGGCGGCAGGACCCGTAGGGACTTTGGTCCGAGCAATTCGTCGAGGTAGTGGGCCACGCCCTTGGTCATTTGCAGGTTCAGCTCGCGCTGGCATTCCTCCTGGGTCACATAGGGGCCGGCATGCACGATCAGGTGATACTGACCCTGATCGGCATGCGAAAGCTGCTTAACCCAGGCAGGCAGGCCGTCGGGGCCGACCGGCGTCGCGGCCGCAGCCTTGTCGGGCGCCGTCGGGGCCACGGAAGGCGCGACGGTCGGAGCCTGCGCCACGGCAGGCGCCGGCGGCTCAGCGGGAGCCTGGGGCGCGGCAGAAGTCGGCGCGACCGCAGGGGCCGGCGGCTCAGCAGGCGGTAGCGGTGCCTCGCGGTGTTCGACGAGCAGGTTGGACGCAATGTCGCGATTGCGCTCGGCCGGAATGCGCAAGCTGACCTTCTGCTCGTCGGTGTAGATATGCACCGTGAATTCCGGCGCCCAGTCCGGAAAGTGGGTCCGCATCGCCTGGGTGGCTCGGGCCAGGATGTCGTGCAGCGCCGGCGAGTTGGCGGTCACTTCGACCACCACGTCGCGCGGGCTGCCTTTGCGCGCCGGACGGCGCGACAGGTTGGCCACGTCGCGCAGGGCAATCGGCTCGGCGTCGGAGTCGCGGTGGACGACGGTCTCTTGCAGGTTGGCCATCGAAACGGTGTTGGCATCGGGCGGTTCGGCCGCGAGTCCAAACAACAGCGACTTGATCGTCAACGCTAATTCGTCCTCGCTGACTTGCTGCATGGCCGGCGTCGGTCGCAAGTCGACGCGCAACAGGTCGTCATTCGAATGCAAGTACGCCTCGCGACGGGCATCGATCCGCCGGTTCGTAGCTTCGTGCCACGCCCGATCCCGTTCGATCAGCGCAGTCTTGACGCGCTCGCGCCAGGTGACCACGTGCTCGCGGAACGGGTGGCCCGGATGCAGCAACATCCAGGCCACGGCCCCGGTAATCAGCCAAGGCAGCACGCCCCAACGCTTCTTGCCACAGACGATTCGGGTCCCAATCTTCGCGAGCAGCAGCGTGCCCACGAGGACAATCACGATGTCCCAGAACGTAAGCATTGAATCGATGGATTGCATTTATGCCGCCTTCGCGCTGGCACGACGATCGACCCAAGGACTCGACAATTGCACCGCGACGGAAATCGTGCCCGCGACGAGCATGCCCATCGGCTGTGGATACTGCCAGAAGTTGCTCAGCAGCGCGGCCCAGCCGACGCAGACGGCCGTGGCCCACAGGCTCAAGCGTTGTTCGCGCAGGGGCTCGGCCTGCTTCCACCAGCGGAGTACGAGGAACAGGAAACCGAAGTAGGCCAGGTACATGGGCAACAGCAGTTGACCGTCGGGCCCGGCAAACACGCCGATACCACCGTTGGGCAACAGGTTGGGGCTGTCGCCGGCCGAGTAGCGAGGTTGGACCAGCAGGGCGGTGTCGACGCCGAATGCCGCAGCGCCGACAACCAGGCCCACAGCGAACAGCACCAGGCGCCGCATGATCGGTTCGCCCTCGGTGCCTTCCCAGAACTTCGCGGGGACCAGCAAGCCCCAGGCGCCGAGCGTGCTGATGATGGCCAACGAGGCCAGGTCTTCCACGCCGAAACGACTTGGTTGGAGGATGAACACCAATCCCGCGGCCGCGGCGGCAGCCAGCGCCGAGAACAGCAGCGAACCCATCAGGTCGGCTACGCGATCGCGGGCTGGCTTGATCACCAGCGGTACGGCCGCCTGATCGTGTCCGGCGAACCGGGCGTGCCATTGCGTATGGGCGTCTCGGGCTGCGGATCGCTGGGCTTCATGCCAGGCCGCGTGCCGTTGCGCCCAACCGCCGGGCTGTGCCGTGGCGGTCGCATGCGGTGGTTGCGGCGGCTGGCCAGCCGTCATGGCCGGCGCGCCCGCAGGTGACACCGGGGGTATCGGCGGAGGCCCCGAACGGCCGCGCGACCAGCCCAACGGCGGGCCAAGCGTATAGCCGAATAGCTTTGCGCCCGGTGCCGTCAGCAACCAGAAGATCAGGTAGAGCACATAGAACGTGCCGAACACGATCATCAGGGCCAACAACGGGCCGGAGAGCGCCAAGACGCCGATCACGCCAAAGAACAAGATGATGAGCTTGGGCAGCAGGCCGAGTTGCGACTCGTTCCAAGCGTTCCAAACGCGGGTCGTCGCCTCGCGCGCCGAGGTCCAGATCGGCTCGCCTGGCAGAAACACGGCCCGTTGCGCGCCTGCCGGGCGCGCGGCAGCCGCTCCGCCCAGCGCCGCCCCGGCAGCCGCGGCGGCAAAGCCTTGGGGGGCTGCGCCCGGGTTTGCCCGGGCACTGCCGTTCCAGGCCACCGTGTGTGCCAGCGGATCGGAGGGCTGAGGCGTGCTCTCCAAGGTCGGCTGGATCTTGGGCATCCCGCTGGGTGGCGGCGGAAGCATCGCCATGAACTCTGCGACGCTGTTGATGCGCTGCTGCGGATCTTTTTCCAAGGAACGAGCCACGAGCGTGCGGTAAGGCTCCGGCAGCGCGCTCAGATCGGGCTGCGCCGTGAGATGCTTCATCAGCACCTCGCCCACGCTTTCGCCCTCGAACGGCACTCGGCCCGTGAGCAGCTCGTAGAGCATGATGCCCAGGGCATAGATGTCGATTTCCTTGCCGTAGCGGCCGTTGGCCACCTCGGGCGCCATGTAATGGACGGTGCCGACGCTTTCGGTCTGTCCGCTACGGCGACTCGAAGAGATGAACTTCGAAAGTCCGTAGTCGCCGATCTTGACCAGGCCCTCGTCGTTGAAGATGTTGCCGGGCTTCAGATCGCGATGGACGATGCCGCGGTCGTGCAGATAGGCCACGCCCGCGCAGATGCCGTGCATCCAAGCGAGGACCTGGTCTTGCGGCAAGCCGTGCGGATGTCGGGCCACGACGTCTTCGAGCTGTTCGCCGGCGACGTATTCCATGACGACCCAGGTATCGTCGGCCTGGTCGTGTTTGACGTCGTAAAGCGCGACCAGATTCGGGTGCTTGAGATTCAAGCACTGCATCACGCCGCGGAGCTCGATGTTCAGATTGCGGCGAATCAGCTTGATCGCGACTTCTTTGCCAGCGTCGCTGGTGGCGTAGTAGACCTCGCCAAAGCCGCCGTGGCCGATGCCACGTTTGACCGTGTAGCCCTCGAGCGGCCGCGAACCGCTCGGATAGGCAAAGCGATTTGCGCCGCTGCGCGGTTCGCGGGGTGCCGTTTGCTCGGAGCCTGGCAGGTTCATCGGAGCATCACTGTCTTGAATTAGGGTAGCTGTGCTTTCTTGCATCTGTCCAGCGCCTCGGGCCCCCGTATGGCTGTGAGCGCAGCTGCGTTCGAGCGTGCGGGGCCTCAAATGGACTCCAGCGACAGCGAAAACGCCTCTCCCGTGATCCTCGATCCCGGCCTGACCGTGCCGCGACCTTCGTACCGTACGCCGTCAATCTCCAACCCCGCCGGTGCACGGCACCCCAGTTCCTCGCCTCGTCCGAACAACACCACCTCGTGGGGCCATTGAGGACAAACGACGTGGCTGTCGCGTCCCGGCCCTAATACGCACGAATCCGACATCAAGATCACCCCGTCAACCGGCGGCTGGGTGCGATGGCGGCTCGCGAATTCCAAGCGTGCGGTCTGGCTCAGCGCGTGTGGCCGGCGAAACCGCATTTGAACAGTTTCCCCCAGCGTCAGCAGCGCGCCGTCGTGCAGCGGCGTGGGCTGGGTGACGGGCTGGCTGTCGATCTTCACCGCCCGCAGCGGGTGGAGCACATAGCCTTCGCCGATGCGTTCGACGATGGCGTGCTGCCGGGACAAATCGCCCAGGATGCCGACGTCGACGCCGGCATCGCGATCGGGCTGCCCGATGACGATCCGATCGCCCTGGCACACCAGGTATCCGCCCACGGCGTCGATCCACAGCACGAACCGCGGTCCGGGCACGTGGCCTTGCGGAGCGAGGTTCTTGGGGTCGGCCAGGTCGTGGGGCGAAAGTTGCATGGCGCGTCGCGGTGCGAACCGTGCCTGGGGGACTTGAGTAGCTGCCAACTGCGTGCCGACCGCTGCCCACGCTCGCCGGCGGGCGTCGCGCGCGGCTTCGTGCGCGGGCGAGACCTCGAGCAGCGCGTCGGCCGCGGCCAAGACTGCCTGCCAATCGGACGCGGCCAGCGCCTGGTGCAGCGTCTGCTCCTGGCCACGGGCCTGCTCGCAACTGGCGGCCAATTGTTCGCGGCGCTGGGCCAGGGGCTTGATTTCGGGACACAGGGTCGCGGCCGACTGCTGCTCTTCGACCGCTTCCGCCAGTCTACCCGAGCGGGCCAGCCGTTGGGCGGCAGCGGCATGTTGCGTGGCTTGCAGCAGTTTGCGCAAATCGGCGTTGGCGGGCTCGCGGCGTGCCAGTTCGTCGAGCCGCGCCTGGGCCGCCGCATAATCGCCAGCCGCCAGAAAGTCGCGCACTTCTTGCATTCCCTTGTCCAACAACTCGCGTCGCAGTCCCGCAACGACTTGCCACTGGGCGCCCCATTGCGAGGCGGTCTGGGCATCGCGCCATCCGGCCGCCGTTTCGCCCCGCTGGAGGCGGGCGTTGCCCCGGTCGATCAATCCTTGGGCCACCTTGGCGAGCAGCTTCTTGGCCGGCAGGTACCCGCGCAGCTCGCCGTCGTTCAGCAGTTGCCCGGCCTCGTCGAGCCGGCCCTGCTTGAGGGCTTCTTCCGCTTCGCGGTACTTGAGTCGCCAGGCCTCGAACATGCCTTACACCCATCGATGGCAATGCTTGATGCTTAAGGCGCATCGCCAGGGTCGCGGCCTCGCTGTGCGGCGAGACGCGCGACCCTGGGCCCACACAAGGAAACTCACCGGCTGTCCTGCCCTCAGCCAGGGCTCAAGCTAGTTCGCCGGGTTCGCAGCCACGGCCGGCGCGCCCTGCGATTCGAAGTAGCTCGTCACCTGGTCGACGATGTCGCTCGGGGCGCTCTCTTCGACCGGAATCTCACTGCGATACTCGTCCTCGACGTGCATCACCTTTTCGTCGACCTCCAGCCGGGTCGCGATGTCCGAGACCAGTTGCTTCAGCCGGCTCAGGCGGCTGTCGTCGAAGTGGTAGCTGCACGTCGTCTGCGCGGCTTCCACCATCTTACGCCGGGCCTCGACGTTTTCGATTTCCACTTCGAGCTGACGCTTGGTGCTCAGCATGCCGTCCAGATTTTGCCGGGCCGCCAGCAGGCTCTGGCCCCGAGCATCGTGGATCTTGCGCAAGCTGGCCAAGGTGGCGTCCTTGGTCTTATACCGCTTGAATCGGTTGGCCAAATCGGCTTTCACCTGGTCGGCCGTGTAGCTGTGTCCGGCGTATTGGAACGTCGTTCCGCCGCCGGCCAGGTCGCCGCTGAGCCGTTTCAGCTGGGCCTGTTCGTCGTTCAGCTTGGTCTCGACCGACGCGATCTCGTTTTCCAGCCGCGACAGCTCGACTTCTTCCTTGGCGATCACATGCATGCAATGGCGGATGTCCGGTTGCAGCTCGTGGAGCATCTTGCGAGCCCGTTCGATTTCGAATTCGACCGGCACGCTGCTGCGAACCGAATCCTTCACCCAACCCCCGGCCGTGCGGAAATAACTCCAGGCGTCACGGCCAAAGAACATCCCGGCCAGCGCAGCGGCCGCCACCGTCGAAAGCAGTACCTTCTTGATCATGGCTCTACACCCTTGTTTGCCAACGCACGCCGACGAAAAACATGTGGGTCGCAATGGTCCGGCACCGGCGGCTGATGCCGTCACTAGGAGTAAATCGCCGCTGGCGCGCAAATCTTGGAAAAATCGGACGACAATTGGGCTGTCCCCGGTCGGTCAGCAACGTCGTACGTGCTAACATGTGCTGTGGATAGGCTTTGCGCCGTAGGCTTCGGCACCGTTGTTGGCCCCGGTTTTTTCTCCGTCCGCGCAGAGGCCGCTATGTCCCTCCGGCAGATCAATCCCGAGGCACTCGTCGCGGCCATCCACAGCCAGCGGGCCTCGGTTGTCCTCGCGGCGACCGGCGGGGGCAGCCGGGCCATCGCCGAGCTGTTGGGAGTTCCCGGGGCGTCGCGCACGCTGCTCGAGGCCGTGGTTCCCTATGCGTCGGCCGCGCTGGCCGCGTGGCTCGGCTCGCGCCCTGAACGCTTTTGCTCGGCACGTACCGCCCGCGCCATGGCGATGGTCGGGTTCGATCGGGCACGTCGGTTTGCACGAGCCGACGGG
This genomic interval carries:
- a CDS encoding serine/threonine protein kinase — its product is MNLPGSEQTAPREPRSGANRFAYPSGSRPLEGYTVKRGIGHGGFGEVYYATSDAGKEVAIKLIRRNLNIELRGVMQCLNLKHPNLVALYDVKHDQADDTWVVMEYVAGEQLEDVVARHPHGLPQDQVLAWMHGICAGVAYLHDRGIVHRDLKPGNIFNDEGLVKIGDYGLSKFISSSRRSGQTESVGTVHYMAPEVANGRYGKEIDIYALGIMLYELLTGRVPFEGESVGEVLMKHLTAQPDLSALPEPYRTLVARSLEKDPQQRINSVAEFMAMLPPPPSGMPKIQPTLESTPQPSDPLAHTVAWNGSARANPGAAPQGFAAAAAGAALGGAAAARPAGAQRAVFLPGEPIWTSAREATTRVWNAWNESQLGLLPKLIILFFGVIGVLALSGPLLALMIVFGTFYVLYLIFWLLTAPGAKLFGYTLGPPLGWSRGRSGPPPIPPVSPAGAPAMTAGQPPQPPHATATAQPGGWAQRHAAWHEAQRSAARDAHTQWHARFAGHDQAAVPLVIKPARDRVADLMGSLLFSALAAAAAAGLVFILQPSRFGVEDLASLAIISTLGAWGLLVPAKFWEGTEGEPIMRRLVLFAVGLVVGAAAFGVDTALLVQPRYSAGDSPNLLPNGGIGVFAGPDGQLLLPMYLAYFGFLFLVLRWWKQAEPLREQRLSLWATAVCVGWAALLSNFWQYPQPMGMLVAGTISVAVQLSSPWVDRRASAKAA
- the tkt gene encoding transketolase; translated protein: MASGNATIEQLAINTIRTLSMDAVQAAASGHPGTPMALAPVAYTLWNDFLQFDPLHPYWPARDRFVLSCGHASMLLYATLHLAGVRRVDAAGEPREELAISLDNIRNFRQWGSPCAGHPEHEMAPGIETTTGPLGQGIATSVGMAIAQRWLAAHFNRPGCSPFDYRVWALCSDGDLMEGIGGEAASLAGHLRLGNLCWIYDHNQITIEGETELAYSDDVAGRFAAYGWHTVEVADANDLVALRAAYQQARQSADRPTLVIVRSIIGYGAPNKQGTHGAHGAPLGDDEIRLTKRFYGWPEDEKFTVPAGVREHFDAHLGQRGAKAYAQWHANWKRYAQEHPQLAEQWRQMAAGELPAGWDRDLQPYPADPKGLATRVSSGKALVAVAQHVPWLLGGSADLAPSTMTNLTFTGAGDFSAASPAGRNFHFGIREHAMSAIANGMALSQLRPFDATFFVFSDYSRPALRMASILELPVIHVFTHDSIGVGEDGPTHQPIEHLAALRAIPRLAVIRPGDANEVVEAWRMILPWKNRQAALILSRQNLPTIDRTKFAPASGVQRGGYVLADPPSGAPRVVLIGTGSELTLCMAAYEQLTAAGVSTRVVSLPCWEVFDEQPQSYRDEVLPPQVAARIAVEAGIEQGWCKYLGPGGRFIGLNSFGASAPFATLYEKFGLTTGQIVAKARELAG
- a CDS encoding GNAT family N-acetyltransferase — protein: MAKPLNLAPRVEEFPLPEAEVASAADHAAVHQFLMAVFQGPSRDGFFALLEDPFYEPNERVLLKIGSQILGHAQTAKRTMRFGGTDLPVATLHWLGTLPEYRLRGVAQRLLAAAEREMKADQSLAAFLVTRVPQVFRRQGWAVCGAVSCSQANTRDLLAQLSALGRGGTEWKLNIRPWRHVEMPALMRIYAQNTDRAHGPLERTEAYWRWLISRKHFDQIHVAIDGPDRLELEEGDSPIVGYVVMRQDKIVELMAAPHHPTAALELLARACGEAIERDYHAVTYHGPADSPLHGLFQQARGGMYAQPQQVDYVMARLFDPVAVLEKLPDVFQARLAASGERSLELGLQIDGARMQLVVSRRGTSVVAGRLGRSYLSCSMREFTRLVFGQLDVHEAVAQQRIETSTRVAADVAAALFPRLPLWRSPLDDLAC
- a CDS encoding RNA polymerase sigma factor; its protein translation is MSSANQFDTLLIDRIRRGDAAAWEELIGRFEGRLLAFVESRLRNRAAAEDVVQETFVGFLTSLPNFDPDKPLESYLFSIAAHKLTDALRREGRRPTIPLAAVGTSTSGWDLPGRDPRASSIARSSERKHLEEQALAAALVQHLERWRGRGDWEKIKCVELLFVRGWANKDVATALAISEQTVANHKFDFLAKLKSAVRSQGLSVDVFPELAEATE